CATTGGTCGCACAGACCGTTTTTTCAGAAATGGACGAACGGACGGTCCATGTCCTCAAGCGAAACATCCTCGATTCCTATGCGGGAATCTGCCTGTCCCTCAAGGACGTCGACATGCTCGGCAAATTCGACGCGATGACCTCCCTGACCCCGACGGAAAAAGGGCTGGCCGTCTGGGGGCTCCACCGCAAGGCGAACACCTCGAACGCCGTTTTCATGAACACGATCCTGGGGCGCCGCAGCGACCTGGTCAATACGTATCTCCCTCCGAACGGAATGGGGGGCTGCCACCCGTCGGACAACGTGTCTCTCGTCCTCTCCATGGCGGACTGGCTGAAGAAGAGCGGCAAGGACGTCCTGTCCCTGATGCATGTCGCCTATCTCCTGTCGTGCGCCTTCACGGATTATTATCACCCCGAGGAAAACGGCTACGATCATGACACCCCGGCGCTCCTTTATCTTTCCCTGACCATCGGATGTGCCATGGGCCTGTCCGTCCCCGGATTGACGGAGGCGCAGCGCATCGCCGGCATGCTGGGACTGGACATCGACCAGGCGGCAAAGGGGGAGGTCACGGACTGGAAGCACTGTACCTATGCATCCTGCGCCATGCGTGCGCTCCATGCCGTCAAGATGGCCTACGCCGGCTTCGAGGGGCCGAGAAACATCTATGAGGGCGAGGCGGGGATCAACCGCTTCCTTCCCCATGCCGGCTCCATCGTGGATCCTCCGCCCGACCTGGAATCCATCGTCTTCAAGCGCTGGCCGGCGCTGGTTTTCTGCCAGACACCCATCGACGCGGCCGTTGAAATCGCCGGACGGATCGACGATCCGGAGGCGATCGACCGCGTTCTGATCCAAACATACAAAAAGGCGATCGAGGAGGCGGACGGCGATGCCGCCTATCGGCCCGTGAGCCGGGCCGGCCGGACCCACTCGCTTCCCTATTGCGTAGCGGTGGCACTCGTGAAGAAGACCGTCGAATATGAGTATTTCAATGATGGCTTCCTCGGAAAAGAAGAGGCCGTGGCCCGCCTGATTCCGAAGATCGCCGTGGTGGAAGACGTCCACATGACCCGGACCTATCCCGACGGCTCGCCCTGCCGGATAGAGGTGACGCTGAAAAGCGGGGAGACGATCCGCCTCAGCCGCGAATTCCCCCGCGGGGATCCCCATGATCCGCTGACGGACCGGGAGATCGAGGAAAAGGTGGAGGAGTGCATGACCCACCTGGCGAGCCGGGATGAAGTCCGCTCCATCATTGAACGGATCTGGGAACTGGAGAGGGAGGATTCCGTCGACTGGCTGGTGGCGCCCCTGAAACAGCGCATTCTGAAAACAGACGGGAGGGAGGATTCATGAAGAAGCCCGCAATCGGGTCGGTGGCCGATATCGAGAAATTTTTCAAGGCCTTCAACGAACGGGACTGGGAGACGGTGTTTCGGTTCGTCCGCGACGACTGCGTCTGGGAGGCGTCGGAAAAGCGCCTGGAGGGCAGGGAAGAAATGATCGCCTAC
This DNA window, taken from Syntrophales bacterium, encodes the following:
- a CDS encoding MmgE/PrpD family protein gives rise to the protein MLEEKLAALVAQTVFSEMDERTVHVLKRNILDSYAGICLSLKDVDMLGKFDAMTSLTPTEKGLAVWGLHRKANTSNAVFMNTILGRRSDLVNTYLPPNGMGGCHPSDNVSLVLSMADWLKKSGKDVLSLMHVAYLLSCAFTDYYHPEENGYDHDTPALLYLSLTIGCAMGLSVPGLTEAQRIAGMLGLDIDQAAKGEVTDWKHCTYASCAMRALHAVKMAYAGFEGPRNIYEGEAGINRFLPHAGSIVDPPPDLESIVFKRWPALVFCQTPIDAAVEIAGRIDDPEAIDRVLIQTYKKAIEEADGDAAYRPVSRAGRTHSLPYCVAVALVKKTVEYEYFNDGFLGKEEAVARLIPKIAVVEDVHMTRTYPDGSPCRIEVTLKSGETIRLSREFPRGDPHDPLTDREIEEKVEECMTHLASRDEVRSIIERIWELEREDSVDWLVAPLKQRILKTDGREDS